The following proteins come from a genomic window of Acidimicrobiales bacterium:
- a CDS encoding ABC transporter permease → MILASFGEDLLRALLQGTPPGTVYALIGLGFVLTYKTSGVFNLAFGAQAYISAAMFFKARQDWEWGIVPALILSVFVLAPAIGLVLERLIFRNLRTASAVSKLVVAIGLSVALPALFELVASYKPVAGRTPTGIVPDGASVFYDPFGVYPFSRDELAQIIIAVVGMILLGAVFRFTSAGLSMRAVVESPRMTELAGIPADRVSALAWAISSMFAGMAGVLIAPRLNTLISADFFTLVVVAMAAAALGRLVSLPRALIGGMALGWFIAVFNTFLPRWADDYTWLEPFKDNLTPSLPFVVLFAVLVFWPAIRRSIDAADPLAGVDPPPPALAASTRHPLLTLQTRLFSIVFLSFVGWLAFTQADQRWVFLITQAVILATIYLSITVITGLAGQISLCQGAFGAIGGFTVFQMADRYEMSVLLAAIIGAAIAALVGALLSLPVLRLGGVWLAIATLAFAFFFDAVMVKFSWVGGGSTALLSGAQVPRPVLGPWDFGASDRAFLALAIAVFVITSLAVIQLREGTIGRTLRALRGSEVAAESIGISPARARIIAFAVSAFIAGLGGAMLSMHQQNVNYAQNFSPVAALFWLVLVVSLSARTVEGSAQAGAAFALFGPLILEGSLFAWILRAEERLPGFFPISAKWRFVLFGLTAIQFARHPEGMLEFGKRRATRKRNERYHARDAERAAENANLAEASS, encoded by the coding sequence GTGATCCTTGCTTCGTTCGGTGAAGACCTGCTGCGCGCCCTGCTCCAGGGCACGCCGCCGGGTACCGTCTACGCGCTGATCGGCCTGGGCTTCGTCCTGACCTACAAGACGTCGGGGGTGTTCAACCTGGCCTTCGGTGCGCAGGCCTACATCTCGGCGGCGATGTTCTTCAAGGCCCGTCAGGACTGGGAGTGGGGCATCGTGCCCGCGCTGATTCTCTCGGTCTTCGTGCTCGCCCCGGCCATCGGACTCGTCCTCGAACGCCTGATTTTTCGAAACCTGCGCACCGCATCGGCCGTGTCGAAACTCGTGGTCGCCATCGGCCTGAGCGTGGCACTACCGGCGCTGTTCGAGCTCGTCGCCAGCTACAAACCCGTCGCCGGACGTACACCCACCGGCATCGTTCCCGACGGCGCTTCGGTGTTCTACGACCCGTTCGGTGTCTATCCCTTCAGCCGGGACGAACTCGCCCAGATCATCATCGCCGTCGTCGGCATGATCCTGCTCGGCGCGGTGTTCAGGTTCACCTCCGCCGGACTCTCGATGCGCGCGGTCGTCGAGAGTCCGCGTATGACCGAGCTGGCCGGAATACCGGCCGATCGGGTCTCGGCCCTCGCGTGGGCGATCTCGAGCATGTTCGCGGGAATGGCCGGGGTGCTCATCGCTCCTCGGCTCAACACCCTCATCAGCGCCGATTTCTTCACGCTCGTGGTCGTCGCCATGGCTGCCGCCGCGCTCGGTCGACTCGTGAGCCTGCCCCGTGCCCTGATCGGCGGGATGGCCCTCGGCTGGTTCATCGCGGTGTTCAACACCTTCCTGCCCCGGTGGGCCGACGACTACACGTGGCTCGAGCCGTTCAAGGACAACCTCACGCCATCGCTGCCATTCGTCGTCCTGTTCGCGGTTCTCGTCTTCTGGCCGGCGATCCGTCGTTCGATCGACGCCGCGGATCCACTCGCCGGCGTCGATCCGCCACCACCGGCGCTCGCCGCCTCGACACGCCACCCGCTTCTCACCCTCCAGACCCGACTGTTCTCGATCGTGTTCCTCTCGTTCGTCGGCTGGCTCGCCTTCACCCAGGCCGATCAGCGATGGGTGTTCCTCATCACCCAGGCCGTGATCCTGGCCACGATCTATCTCTCGATCACGGTCATCACGGGCCTCGCCGGCCAGATCTCGCTGTGTCAAGGCGCCTTCGGAGCGATCGGCGGGTTCACCGTGTTCCAGATGGCCGATCGCTACGAGATGTCGGTGCTCCTCGCCGCGATCATCGGTGCGGCGATCGCCGCGCTCGTCGGCGCATTGCTCTCGCTGCCGGTGCTGCGACTCGGTGGCGTCTGGCTGGCGATCGCCACGCTCGCCTTCGCATTCTTCTTCGACGCGGTGATGGTGAAATTCTCGTGGGTCGGTGGCGGTTCCACCGCGCTGCTGTCCGGGGCCCAGGTTCCCCGCCCGGTCCTCGGGCCGTGGGACTTCGGCGCCTCCGACCGAGCATTTCTCGCGCTCGCCATCGCCGTTTTCGTGATCACCTCCCTCGCCGTGATCCAGCTGCGCGAGGGAACGATCGGCCGCACGTTGCGGGCACTGCGAGGCAGCGAAGTCGCCGCCGAGTCCATCGGCATCTCCCCGGCCCGAGCGCGGATCATCGCGTTCGCGGTCTCGGCCTTCATCGCCGGTCTCGGCGGCGCAATGCTGTCGATGCACCAGCAGAACGTGAACTACGCGCAGAACTTCTCGCCCGTCGCCGCCCTCTTCTGGCTGGTGCTCGTGGTCTCGCTCAGCGCCCGGACCGTCGAAGGTTCTGCCCAAGCAGGGGCTGCATTCGCCTTGTTCGGACCGCTGATTCTCGAGGGTTCGCTGTTCGCGTGGATCCTGCGTGCCGAGGAACGGTTGCCCGGCTTCTTCCCCATCTCGGCCAAGTGGCGTTTCGTCCTCTTCGGCTTGACCGCAATCCAGTTCGCCCGCCACCCCGAGGGAATGCTCGAATTCGGTAAACGGCGAGCCACCCGAAAACGCAACGAGCGGTACCACGCCCGTGATGCAGAACGAGCGGCGGAGAACGCAAACCTGGCCGAGGCATCTTCATGA
- a CDS encoding NAD(P)-dependent oxidoreductase, with the protein MSRPIALVTAPLRGPAFDELCEIADVEFDPWIEHRPIKLHGPDDLAARLAESGATILICEADFCSGPVFDLPLMLIGSTRGDPNNVDLAGATAAGIPVLHTPGRNADAVAEMTVAMLMALTRHVVPGHHDMTHGTVYGETLPYQRYRAWQIAGRTAGLVGLGAVGRATRWRLEGLGMRVITSDPFADDATHDLDDLLAEADVVSMHAAVTPDTTAMMNAERFARMKPGAVYLNSARAALHDTDALLGALDSGHLGGAALDHVDGETLPQGHPLLGRSNVVLTPHIGGATFDVESRQSEMIVADVKAILAGERPTHCTNPEVLG; encoded by the coding sequence GAGATCGCCGATGTCGAGTTCGACCCGTGGATCGAGCATCGGCCGATCAAGCTCCACGGTCCCGACGACCTCGCGGCGCGGCTCGCCGAGTCGGGGGCGACGATCCTGATCTGCGAGGCCGACTTCTGCAGCGGCCCGGTCTTCGACCTCCCGCTGATGTTGATCGGGTCCACTCGGGGCGACCCGAACAATGTCGATCTGGCGGGCGCGACGGCGGCGGGGATCCCCGTGCTCCACACGCCCGGCCGCAACGCCGATGCCGTCGCCGAGATGACGGTGGCCATGCTCATGGCCCTCACCCGCCACGTGGTGCCCGGGCACCACGACATGACCCACGGCACCGTCTACGGCGAGACACTTCCCTACCAGCGCTATCGGGCCTGGCAGATCGCCGGCCGCACCGCCGGACTCGTCGGGCTCGGTGCCGTGGGCCGGGCGACCAGGTGGCGCCTCGAGGGTCTCGGCATGCGCGTCATCACGAGTGACCCCTTCGCCGACGACGCAACCCACGATCTCGATGACCTGCTCGCGGAGGCCGACGTCGTGTCGATGCACGCCGCGGTCACGCCTGACACCACGGCGATGATGAACGCCGAACGGTTCGCCCGCATGAAGCCCGGCGCGGTCTACCTCAACTCGGCGCGGGCCGCTCTGCACGACACGGACGCGCTGCTCGGCGCGCTGGACTCGGGGCACCTCGGCGGTGCGGCCCTCGACCATGTCGACGGCGAGACGCTGCCGCAGGGGCACCCGTTGCTCGGCCGCTCCAATGTGGTGCTCACCCCGCACATCGGCGGAGCGACCTTCGACGTCGAGTCCCGCCAGAGCGAGATGATCGTGGCCGACGTGAAGGCGATCCTCGCCGGCGAACGACCGACCCACTGTACGAATCCGGAGGTACTCGGATGA
- a CDS encoding class II aldolase/adducin family protein: MTNVRQAVVDTALKMFHTGLVVGTAGNVSGRLVDGSVAMTPSSVPYDDIVVSGLAIVDLDGEIVEGSARPSSEKAMHLRCYQTFPEIGGVVHCHPAHASMFAIARKAIPACIEEVIVYVGGDVPVAAYRTTGSEELADEVVCHLGDRGAVLMANHGLLCVGKSPEDALHTAAVVEHTARIVAGAEQLGGVVPLPEEIITNFTNIYGLIRGGWQPPHLAAAS; the protein is encoded by the coding sequence ATGACCAATGTCCGGCAGGCCGTGGTCGACACGGCGCTCAAGATGTTCCACACCGGCCTCGTGGTGGGTACGGCAGGCAACGTCTCGGGCCGACTCGTCGACGGCTCGGTGGCGATGACACCGTCGTCGGTGCCCTACGACGACATCGTGGTGTCGGGGCTGGCGATCGTCGACCTCGACGGCGAGATCGTGGAGGGCTCCGCACGGCCGTCGAGCGAGAAGGCGATGCACCTGCGCTGCTACCAGACGTTCCCCGAGATCGGTGGCGTCGTGCACTGTCACCCTGCGCACGCCTCGATGTTCGCCATCGCCCGCAAGGCCATCCCGGCCTGCATCGAAGAAGTGATCGTCTACGTCGGGGGCGACGTGCCGGTGGCCGCCTACCGCACCACCGGATCCGAGGAGCTGGCTGACGAGGTCGTCTGCCATCTCGGTGATCGTGGTGCGGTGCTGATGGCCAACCACGGACTTCTGTGCGTGGGGAAGTCGCCGGAGGATGCACTCCACACCGCGGCGGTGGTCGAACACACGGCCAGAATCGTCGCCGGCGCGGAACAACTCGGCGGCGTGGTGCCGTTGCCCGAGGAGATCATCACGAATTTCACCAACATCTATGGCTTGATACGTGGCGGCTGGCAACCGCCGCATCTGGCCGCAGCGTCCTGA
- a CDS encoding ABC transporter ATP-binding protein has product MTTSPILELRDVEAAYGPFRALFGISLAIERGSAVGILGPNGVGKTTLARVASGLVSASSGSVFVDGVDMTDAKTYEFARAGIAHAPEGRSVFASFTVQENLELSFRRALGRARVGEALARAYELFPRLGERHKQVAGTLSGGEQRMLSLARVLVEQPRLLIADELSLGLAPIIIDEVYETLAGIRGSGTALLIIEQHVQHALALCDHIALLQHGRIGWEGPAAGAAEIVVSHLFETGSTDH; this is encoded by the coding sequence ATGACGACCTCGCCGATTCTCGAACTGCGCGACGTCGAGGCGGCCTACGGACCGTTCCGCGCACTCTTCGGCATCTCGCTGGCAATCGAACGGGGCAGCGCGGTGGGTATTCTCGGCCCCAACGGCGTCGGCAAGACCACCCTGGCCCGAGTCGCCTCCGGGTTGGTGAGCGCGTCGTCGGGCTCGGTGTTCGTCGACGGTGTCGACATGACCGACGCCAAGACCTACGAGTTCGCCCGCGCCGGCATCGCGCACGCGCCCGAGGGTCGCTCCGTCTTCGCGTCCTTCACGGTGCAGGAGAATCTCGAGCTCTCGTTTCGGCGAGCGCTCGGTCGGGCCCGGGTCGGCGAGGCACTCGCCCGGGCCTACGAGCTGTTCCCCAGGCTCGGGGAGCGCCACAAGCAGGTGGCCGGCACCCTGTCCGGCGGTGAGCAGCGCATGTTGTCGCTCGCTCGAGTGCTGGTCGAACAACCCCGTCTGCTGATCGCCGACGAACTCTCGCTCGGCCTCGCCCCCATCATCATCGACGAGGTCTACGAGACACTCGCCGGCATCCGGGGTTCTGGCACCGCCCTGTTGATCATCGAGCAGCACGTCCAGCACGCCCTCGCGCTCTGCGACCACATCGCGCTGCTCCAGCATGGCCGCATCGGCTGGGAAGGTCCCGCCGCGGGCGCCGCCGAGATCGTGGTCAGCCACCTCTTCGAAACCGGGAGTACGGACCACTAG
- a CDS encoding ABC transporter substrate-binding protein, translating to MHRRLHGISAALLSLSLLAAACGNSGDDDSASTDDSTTTTAAESDDTTPPDDSAPDDSAPDDSAPDDSAPEDAADRDTFVALEGVPGVSDDEIAVAVLGLRENNPLGTCILDCYLTGIQAYFDYQNSLGGVFGRQLVVADVLDDELAQNQAKAVEIIANDDTLVTFGATLNPTGYGDLADAGVPLFNWGIQSPVNNGRETLYPHFGVLCGDCTGRAVPYQMQLAGASTAVSLGYGISPESQTCALNNANAIEQYSDDLGISLAKTYDGLEFGLPNGIAPQVSEWIELGVDFVASCLDLNGMKTIAQELERQNVRDQITLQHPNTYNAEFVAEAGDLFDGDFVSPQFVPFEFTDLPPIQLYNEWVDQQGGPTAEQTMIGWMNATLFVDGLIAAGPEFDRESIVSAINTEFTAYTYGGLLAPIDWSRQHETPTPDDRVTHGAAQECFSIVQMEGGAFQTITDQPWLCWPQEDRSWQEPVQTTFD from the coding sequence ATGCATCGACGACTGCACGGAATCAGCGCGGCACTCCTGTCGCTCTCGCTCCTGGCGGCCGCCTGCGGCAACAGCGGCGACGACGACTCGGCGTCGACCGATGACTCGACCACGACGACGGCAGCCGAGTCCGACGACACGACCCCGCCCGACGACAGTGCCCCCGACGACAGCGCGCCCGACGACAGTGCTCCCGACGACAGTGCTCCTGAGGATGCCGCCGACCGCGACACCTTCGTCGCCCTCGAGGGCGTGCCCGGCGTGAGCGATGACGAGATCGCCGTCGCCGTGCTCGGATTGCGCGAGAACAACCCTCTCGGTACCTGCATCCTCGACTGCTATCTCACCGGTATCCAGGCTTACTTCGACTACCAGAACTCGCTCGGCGGAGTGTTCGGCCGCCAGCTCGTCGTCGCCGACGTGCTCGACGACGAGCTCGCACAGAACCAGGCGAAAGCCGTCGAGATCATCGCCAACGACGACACGCTCGTGACCTTCGGCGCCACCCTCAACCCGACGGGCTACGGCGATCTCGCCGATGCCGGAGTTCCGTTGTTCAACTGGGGGATCCAGTCACCGGTCAACAACGGCCGGGAGACCTTGTACCCGCATTTCGGTGTGCTCTGCGGCGACTGCACCGGCCGTGCGGTGCCTTACCAGATGCAGTTGGCCGGTGCGTCCACCGCGGTGTCGCTCGGCTACGGGATCTCCCCCGAGTCCCAGACGTGCGCGCTCAACAACGCCAACGCGATCGAGCAGTACAGCGACGATCTCGGCATCTCTTTGGCCAAGACCTACGACGGTCTCGAGTTCGGACTCCCCAACGGCATCGCCCCCCAGGTCTCGGAGTGGATCGAGCTCGGCGTCGACTTCGTAGCGTCGTGTCTCGATCTCAACGGAATGAAGACCATCGCCCAAGAGCTCGAGCGGCAGAACGTGCGTGACCAGATTACGTTGCAACACCCGAACACCTACAACGCGGAGTTCGTCGCCGAGGCGGGCGATCTCTTCGACGGCGATTTCGTGTCGCCGCAGTTCGTGCCGTTCGAGTTCACCGACCTTCCGCCGATCCAGCTCTACAACGAATGGGTCGACCAGCAGGGTGGCCCGACCGCCGAGCAGACGATGATCGGTTGGATGAACGCAACGCTGTTCGTCGACGGGCTGATCGCCGCCGGACCCGAGTTCGACCGTGAATCGATTGTGTCGGCGATCAACACGGAGTTCACCGCCTACACCTATGGCGGGCTGCTCGCACCGATCGACTGGTCCCGCCAGCACGAGACGCCGACCCCGGATGACCGGGTGACGCACGGCGCTGCGCAGGAGTGCTTCAGCATCGTGCAGATGGAGGGCGGGGCCTTCCAGACGATCACCGACCAGCCGTGGCTGTGCTGGCCCCAGGAAGACCGATCGTGGCAGGAACCCGTGCAAACGACGTTCGACTGA
- a CDS encoding helix-turn-helix domain-containing protein: MAPADGDKQTKILDAALEKFSAYGFSRTSMVDISEAAGMSRPALYQHYANKEEIFRAMLGRILDDAADRAIACLEDEVGLESQLDGFLQRWFGDMAETLRATQHGSDLIEAKAGHAKPVVEVVNHRIRAALIARLRDVDGDPGLLADLLLLGPHGLKYDEPSMAKLRRRLGALATTVARSTES; the protein is encoded by the coding sequence ATGGCCCCAGCCGACGGCGACAAGCAGACGAAGATCCTCGACGCCGCGCTCGAGAAGTTCTCGGCCTACGGCTTCTCCCGGACCTCGATGGTCGACATCTCCGAAGCGGCGGGGATGTCGCGCCCCGCCCTCTACCAGCACTACGCGAACAAGGAGGAGATCTTCCGGGCCATGCTCGGGCGCATCCTCGACGACGCCGCGGATCGGGCGATCGCCTGCCTGGAGGACGAGGTCGGTCTCGAATCGCAGCTCGACGGCTTCCTGCAGCGCTGGTTCGGTGACATGGCCGAGACCCTCCGGGCAACGCAGCACGGCAGCGACCTCATCGAGGCCAAGGCGGGTCACGCGAAGCCGGTCGTCGAGGTGGTGAACCACCGGATTCGCGCCGCCCTCATCGCCAGGCTCCGCGACGTCGACGGCGATCCCGGGCTGCTGGCCGATCTCCTGCTGCTCGGGCCCCACGGCCTGAAGTACGACGAACCGTCGATGGCGAAGCTGCGGCGGCGGCTGGGGGCTCTGGCGACGACTGTCGCGAGGTCGACCGAGTCCTAG
- a CDS encoding enoyl-CoA hydratase codes for MPNPVDMSDLGHTSYAVDGPVAIVTIDRADKANAVNQQTLDEMDACFTAAADDPDVRVIVLRADGKHFSSGHDMSGSDDAIGENADPEKAKQSSQLDWEERGLQAIYEWERVHYLGYSRKWRDIPKPTIAAVQGACIAGGLMLCWPMDLIIAADNAHFSDPVLRMGIGGVEYHGHTWEVGPRKAKEMLFTARRFGAEEAEKLGMVNRVVPLDELMDQTMELAREIAEMHPFALTQAKRIVNQTQDIQGFYTALQSGFDMHTVGHGNALSVNGYPVLMNLSEMKKQNN; via the coding sequence ATGCCCAATCCCGTCGACATGAGCGACCTCGGCCACACCAGCTACGCGGTCGACGGCCCGGTTGCGATCGTCACGATCGACCGCGCCGACAAGGCCAACGCCGTGAACCAACAGACCCTCGACGAGATGGACGCCTGTTTCACCGCAGCCGCGGACGACCCCGACGTGCGCGTCATCGTGCTGCGCGCCGACGGCAAGCACTTCTCATCGGGCCACGACATGAGTGGCAGCGACGACGCGATCGGCGAGAACGCCGATCCCGAGAAGGCCAAGCAGTCCAGCCAGCTCGACTGGGAGGAGCGCGGCCTCCAGGCCATCTACGAGTGGGAGCGGGTGCACTATCTCGGCTACAGCCGCAAGTGGCGCGACATTCCGAAGCCGACCATCGCCGCGGTGCAGGGCGCCTGTATCGCCGGTGGCCTGATGCTCTGTTGGCCGATGGACCTGATCATCGCCGCCGACAATGCCCACTTCTCCGACCCGGTGCTGCGGATGGGCATCGGTGGCGTCGAGTACCACGGCCACACCTGGGAGGTGGGCCCCCGCAAGGCCAAGGAGATGCTCTTCACGGCTCGCCGGTTCGGGGCGGAGGAGGCCGAGAAGCTGGGGATGGTGAACAGGGTCGTGCCCCTCGACGAGCTCATGGACCAGACGATGGAGCTCGCTCGCGAGATCGCCGAGATGCATCCGTTCGCCCTCACCCAGGCCAAGCGCATCGTCAACCAGACCCAGGACATCCAGGGCTTCTACACCGCGCTGCAGTCCGGCTTCGACATGCACACCGTCGGCCACGGCAACGCCTTGAGCGTCAACGGGTATCCCGTCCTCATGAATCTCAGCGAGATGAAGAAGCAGAACAACTGA
- a CDS encoding ABC transporter ATP-binding protein, whose protein sequence is MTAILEARGISKTFSGVRALDRVSIDVMEGERIGLIGPNGAGKTTFFNCLLGILTPDEGTVRFLGRDIGKLPVNRRARAGIGRTFQRIELFTDSTVREHLLIAERIHNGSGAFWKDLLGMGRPTTAEIDRCDQVLALLGLDGLGDEPIEAMSLGQGRLVEVGRALMTEPRLLLLDEPSSGLDREETAALAATLRSVQAEKGFSILLVEHDVELVSGFTDRAYVLDFGSLIAEGPTTETLQHRAVREAYLGTLEVEG, encoded by the coding sequence ATGACCGCCATCCTCGAAGCCCGCGGAATCTCGAAAACGTTTTCGGGCGTTCGGGCCCTCGACCGCGTCAGCATCGACGTGATGGAGGGTGAGCGAATCGGTCTCATCGGACCGAACGGCGCGGGCAAGACCACGTTCTTCAACTGCCTCCTGGGGATCCTGACACCCGACGAGGGCACAGTCCGCTTCCTCGGCCGCGACATCGGAAAGCTTCCGGTCAACCGGCGGGCACGCGCCGGAATCGGCCGCACGTTCCAGCGCATCGAACTCTTCACCGACTCGACGGTGCGCGAACACCTCCTCATCGCCGAACGGATCCACAACGGCTCCGGTGCGTTCTGGAAGGACCTGCTCGGCATGGGTCGACCGACGACGGCCGAGATCGATCGCTGCGATCAGGTGCTCGCGCTGCTCGGACTCGACGGACTCGGCGACGAACCGATCGAAGCGATGAGTCTCGGGCAGGGCCGACTCGTCGAGGTCGGCCGAGCGCTCATGACCGAGCCCAGACTCCTCCTCCTCGACGAGCCGTCGTCGGGCCTCGATCGTGAGGAGACGGCCGCATTGGCCGCCACGCTCCGCTCGGTCCAGGCCGAGAAGGGGTTCTCGATCCTCCTGGTGGAGCACGACGTCGAACTCGTTTCCGGCTTCACCGATCGGGCCTATGTCCTCGACTTCGGCAGCCTGATCGCGGAAGGTCCGACCACGGAGACCCTGCAACACCGCGCCGTCCGCGAGGCCTACCTCGGCACGCTGGAGGTCGAGGGATGA
- a CDS encoding cytochrome P450 has protein sequence MTKPPANTVEFDPFSREYFDDPTAMYASLRADAPCFHSERYDFYAFSRFDDCVAVHRDTANFTSTHGLTYEQLTNPDHDDSFNSLIMMDPPQHTRYRKLVSRSFTPRAMERYDRLVRQQIRKYLEPLVDADEFDLVKDFSGPFPVEVICAILGVPEADWQMIRHQTDAMLHREEGEALGSAAQAEAAINQAVYFIEFVSDKRSHLGDDLTSTLIEAEVETETGEVAALTDEDIAGFISLLGAAGSETVTKAVANAGVLFHRNPREWDKLKADPSKTAGAVEEVLRYWAPSQYQGRLSVNETEWHGVTVEAGKPVFIVTGAANHDEREFGPDATVFDIDREQRLAISLGHGIHTCLGAALARMECVVAIDEIRRRWPNYSIDEARCERVQMSNVAGYRSVPFSTS, from the coding sequence GTGACCAAGCCACCAGCGAACACCGTCGAGTTCGACCCGTTCAGTCGTGAGTACTTCGACGATCCCACCGCGATGTACGCCTCGTTGCGTGCCGACGCTCCCTGCTTCCACAGCGAGCGATACGACTTCTACGCCTTCAGCCGCTTCGACGACTGTGTCGCCGTGCATCGCGACACCGCGAACTTCACCTCGACCCACGGGCTGACCTACGAGCAACTCACCAACCCCGATCATGACGACAGTTTCAACTCGTTGATCATGATGGACCCTCCGCAGCACACGAGGTATCGCAAGCTGGTGTCCCGCTCGTTCACGCCTCGGGCGATGGAACGCTACGACCGACTCGTCCGCCAGCAGATCCGCAAGTATCTCGAGCCACTCGTGGACGCCGATGAGTTCGATCTCGTGAAGGACTTCTCGGGTCCGTTTCCCGTCGAGGTGATCTGCGCGATTCTCGGGGTACCCGAAGCCGACTGGCAGATGATCCGCCACCAGACCGACGCGATGTTGCACCGCGAGGAGGGCGAGGCGTTGGGCAGTGCAGCCCAGGCCGAAGCGGCGATCAACCAGGCGGTGTACTTCATCGAGTTCGTCTCCGACAAGCGATCCCATCTCGGCGATGACCTCACGTCCACGCTCATCGAGGCCGAGGTCGAGACCGAGACGGGCGAGGTGGCGGCGCTGACCGACGAGGACATCGCCGGGTTCATCTCGCTCCTCGGTGCCGCCGGCAGTGAAACAGTCACCAAGGCGGTCGCGAACGCGGGGGTGCTGTTCCATCGCAACCCCCGCGAGTGGGACAAGCTGAAGGCGGATCCGTCGAAGACGGCCGGCGCGGTCGAAGAGGTGCTGCGTTACTGGGCACCCTCGCAATACCAGGGCCGCCTCAGCGTCAACGAGACCGAGTGGCACGGGGTCACCGTCGAAGCCGGCAAACCCGTCTTCATCGTCACCGGCGCGGCCAACCACGACGAGCGCGAGTTCGGCCCCGACGCCACGGTGTTCGACATCGACCGCGAGCAACGGCTCGCCATCAGCCTCGGCCACGGCATCCACACCTGCCTCGGTGCCGCGCTCGCCCGCATGGAGTGTGTGGTCGCAATCGACGAGATCCGCCGGCGCTGGCCGAACTACTCGATCGATGAGGCGCGCTGCGAGCGCGTCCAGATGAGCAACGTCGCCGGTTACCGCTCCGTCCCCTTCTCGACTTCCTGA
- a CDS encoding LLM class F420-dependent oxidoreductase: MTRLGYQIPNFTYPGVAANDIFDTVVAQAKAAEASGFDRVFLMDHFYQLPGIGDPDDYMLECYTTLAALAQHTDTVRLSALVTGNTYRNPAVLAKTITALDHVSHGRATLGIGSGWFELEHDAYGIPFNSFTERFEKLEEALNIILPMLRGERPTLHGEHYKVTDAINSPAPVSRIPVMIGGNGEKKTLRMVAQYADESNLTCEIAEVPRKLDALAAHCESLGRDRSEIKVTKLVMMVIGRTMEEARASVDTFIETHGWPAEVAELMAPRMTLGGPDEIGEAIQQMVDVGIDGVTLNLAANAHDPELVALAGETVGPIIPT, encoded by the coding sequence ATGACCCGTCTCGGCTATCAGATCCCCAACTTCACCTATCCGGGCGTCGCCGCCAACGACATCTTCGACACTGTCGTCGCGCAGGCGAAGGCCGCCGAGGCAAGTGGCTTCGACCGCGTGTTCCTGATGGATCACTTCTACCAGCTGCCCGGAATCGGTGATCCCGACGACTACATGCTCGAGTGCTACACGACCCTCGCGGCGCTGGCCCAACACACGGACACCGTGCGCCTCAGTGCGCTCGTCACCGGCAACACCTACCGCAATCCCGCCGTGCTGGCGAAGACGATCACTGCGCTCGACCACGTGTCGCACGGGCGGGCGACGCTGGGGATCGGCAGCGGCTGGTTCGAGCTCGAGCACGATGCCTATGGCATCCCGTTCAACAGCTTCACGGAACGCTTCGAGAAGTTGGAGGAGGCGCTCAACATCATTCTCCCGATGCTCCGTGGCGAACGGCCGACCCTGCACGGCGAGCACTACAAGGTCACCGACGCGATCAACTCGCCCGCCCCGGTGTCGAGGATCCCCGTCATGATCGGCGGCAACGGCGAGAAGAAGACGCTGCGGATGGTGGCGCAGTACGCCGACGAGTCCAACCTGACCTGCGAGATCGCAGAGGTCCCCCGGAAGCTCGATGCACTCGCCGCTCACTGCGAGTCGCTCGGGCGCGACCGAAGCGAGATCAAGGTGACCAAGCTCGTGATGATGGTCATCGGTCGGACCATGGAGGAGGCACGGGCCAGCGTCGACACCTTCATCGAAACCCACGGGTGGCCGGCCGAGGTCGCCGAGCTGATGGCCCCACGGATGACCCTCGGCGGCCCCGACGAGATCGGTGAGGCCATCCAGCAGATGGTCGACGTGGGAATCGACGGTGTCACCCTCAACCTGGCCGCGAATGCCCACGACCCCGAGCTGGTCGCCCTCGCCGGCGAGACGGTGGGACCGATCATTCCGACCTGA